One part of the Neodiprion virginianus isolate iyNeoVirg1 chromosome 3, iyNeoVirg1.1, whole genome shotgun sequence genome encodes these proteins:
- the LOC124300296 gene encoding plipastatin synthase subunit B translates to MGSLKQLSVLKGENTGRKNEEVFVHKIFSQVAANNLNHTAIVYEDEFGKDRSLTYSQLEARTNQLSRVLAKRCRRSSSLDALVAISMQPTDRLPTLLLATLKAGMAYLPLDPGFPAPRVKHILNEAEPLLVVAEDGADMTIYEGTPVVTYEKLLEEASKESTEPMNLDTCSDLAIVLYTSGSTGVPKGVRLLHETLMNRLRWQWRVLPYSSTEERCVFKTALTFVDSVPEIWGPLLQGRSIVVVPKHVTRDPQRFIQLLEKHKIERLVLVPSLLRTLLMYLEMQDKELLQSLKLWVCSGETLAISLAEQFLARFRSGEHVLANFYGSTEVMGDVTYHLINHPQQLKGLDKVPIGKPLDNTAVYLVDKEMQLVPQGEVGELVCAGKNLAAGYVKGRDPHRFLDNPHAVDPEYSRIYRTGDYARIVKGIMIYEGRTDAQIKIRGHRVDLAEVERAVVSSPAVDKAVVLCFKPGELSQALISFVTAKDNIHISGLQIESYLHTILPPYMIPQVIVIDSIPLLVNGKTDRQTLLMQYELMSNKEEIAVDCSYENVPLSLLPAAQVLFPTVASVVGRSARAAVTIDANFYELGGNSLNSIYTVTRLRDQGYQIGITDFISAKNMGDILQRMNVDSDSDTDGSANGEQYVFEELNNSHKEDVVEMITDSFYSKADLEKWLMPDITREDYSDLMHKLWDPLVEKGLSFIVKSTSGEALSVALNFDARDEPEVTIHSKLTVIFEFLEYLEGPIREEQLPKGKGQILHCFMMGTNSSLTSAENIALMREMEEHVLRVARQKGFAGIFTTNTSPLTQQLGTDIYNYEVLHDYQVNKYIAPDGSMPFGNAPDSQRAICCWKSV, encoded by the exons ATGGGTTCGCTGAAACAGTTGTCAGTTCTCAAAGGAGAAAACACAGGCCGAAAGAACGAGGAAGTATTCGTTCATAAAATATTCTCCCAAGTGGCGGCCAACAATCTGAATCACACAGCAATTGTCTACGAAG ACGAGTTTGGCAAGGACAGAAGTTTGACTTACAGTCAGCTCGAAGCGCGAACCAATCAGCTGTCACGGGTCCTAGCAAAACGCTGTCGTCGATCCAGCAGCCTCGATGCCCTCGTAGCAATTTCAATGCAGCCTACGGATCGTCTTCCGACTCTCTTGCTGGCTACGTTGAAGGCCGGAATGGCTTACCTTCCGTTGGATCCAGGGTTTCCAGCTCCCAGAGTTAAGCATATCCTGAACGAAGCCGAGCCCCTCCTCGTGGTCGCCGAAGATGGAG CCGACATGACAATATACGAGGGCACACCTGTCGTTACATACGAGAAGCTTCTAGAAGAAGCCAGCAAAGAGTCGACGGAGCCCATGAATTTGGACACGTGTTCTGACCTGGCGATCGTGTTGTACACTTCGGGAAGCACGGGGGTGCCGAAAG GCGTTAGACTGCTCCACGAAACTCTGATGAATCGGCTCCGCTGGCAGTGGAGGGTGCTGCCTTATTCGTCGACTGAGGAGAGGTGCGTTTTCAAAACTGCACTGACTTTTGTCGACAGTGTGCCCGAAATCTGGGGCCCTTTGCTTCAGGGAAGGAGCATTGTCGTTGTTCCAAAGCATGTCACAAGGGATCCGCAGAGGTTCATTCAGCTTCTGGAGAAACACAAG ATCGAACGACTCGTACTTGTCCCGTCTTTGCTGAGGACTCTCCTAATGTACCTGGAAATGCAGGACAAGGAACTCCTTCAGAGCCTGAAACTCTGGGTGTGCTCGGGCGAAACTTTGGCTATTTCATTGGCCGAGCAGTTCTTGGCCAGATTCCGGTCCGGCGAACATGTTTTGGCTAATTTTTACGGCAGTACAGAAGTTATGGGGGACGTTACATACCATTTGATCAATCACCCTCAACAGCTCAAGGGTCTGGACAAAGTACCGATCG GCAAGCCGTTAGATAATACTGCCGTATACCTTGTTGACAAGGAAATGCAGTTGGTGCCGCAAGGAGAAGTCGGGGAGTTAGTTTGCGCTGGTAAAAACTTGGCAGCTGGTTACGTCAAAGGAAGGGATCCGCATCGTTTCTTAGACAATCCACACGCTGTGGATCCAG AATACTCGCGGATTTATCGAACTGGTGACTACGCCAGGATCGTAAAAGGCATAATGATTTACGAGGGGAGGACTGACGCCCAAATTAAAATCCGAGGACACAGGGTTGACCTCGCAGAAGTGGAAAGAGCTGTCGTGTCATCCCCTGCTGTCGACAAAGCGGTCGTTCTCTGTTTTAAACCCGGTGAACTTTCGCAG GCACTCATTTCGTTTGTGACGGCCAAAGACAACATACATATTTCCGGACTGCAGATCGAATCTTATCTGCACACCATTCTACCGCCTTACATGATACCGCAAGTGATAGTGATTGATTCCATTCCTCTATTGGTGAATGGAAAGACTGACAGACAGACACTGCTGATGCAATACGAATTGATGAGCAACA AAGAGGAAATCGCCGTCGATTGCAGCTACGAAAATGTCCCGCTGTCTCTTCTCCCTGCAGCTCAAGTCCTCTTTCCCACGGTAGCATCAGTGGTCGGACGTAGCGCTCGAGCAGCAGTGACCATCGACGCTAACTTTTACGAGCTGGGAGGAAACTCTCTGAATTCGATCTACACCGTTACCAGACTTCGCGACCAGGGCTACCAGATTGGAATAACTGATTTCATAAGCGCAAAGAACATGGGGGATATATTGCAGAGGATGAATGTCGACTCAGATTCCGACACCGATGGCTCTGCCAACGGAGAGCAGTACGTTTTTGAGGAGCTCAATAATTCCCACAAAGAAGACGTTGTCGA GATGATCACGGACAGTTTTTACTCGAAAGCTGACCTGGAGAAGTGGTTGATGCCTGACATTACCAGAGAAGATTACTCAGATCTGATGCACAAGCTTTGGGATCCTCTGGTAGAGAAAGGATTAAGTTTCATAGTGAAATCCACGTCTGGCGAGGCACTAAGCGTCGCGTTGAATTTCGACGCGAGAGACGAGCCTGAGGTTACGATACATTCAAAACTGACAGTAATATTTGAGTTTTTGGAGTACCTTGAGGGGCCAATCCGAGAGGAACAGCTGCCCAAGGGGAAGGGACAAATTTTGCACTGTTTTATGATGGGAACCAACAGCAGTCTCACTTCAGCTGAGAATATCGCTCTTATGAGGGAGATGGAGGAACATGTGCTCAGAGTCGCCAGGCAGAAGGGCTTCGCTGGCATATTTACAACAAACACCAGCCCGCTCACACAG CAACTGGGTACCGATATCTACAACTATGAAGTCTTACATGACTACCAAGTCAACAAATACATTGCGCCCGATGGTTCGATGCCGTTTGGAAACGCGCCAGACAGTCAAAGAGCAATCTGCTGTTGGAAAAGCGTTTAG
- the LOC124300297 gene encoding putative DENN domain-containing protein 10 B codes for MAPAMELLSCGIIEKDCNGDVLWTWNYPDVTESQKVLVLRKSSLQSEHNDILPFVYARHSHNSWFYIQCTEVSDSDNLPRVKQFALVLFATDFNPPKYEALCRVLSKMYCRTGSPIELLQLYLSVFTKGSCATQDNGTFVCNEYSDRKVASNSTNLRGLIKTFELKTILIYTAILLKKRIIVYHHSLEQLLRWIRTFPAFMKHRNVTEYLFPWVDLVKDEILELKGHSSYIAGCTDSLVASRAELYDLLVNLPAREITIASHAKESLTMTKTHKEIALFMVQLGDNPSYSEVQITSEISDKTQDLLNQLKSLASLTTPEGRKMVSIETFKEKNLAPAVENFLINLAIAENLIML; via the exons ATGGCGCCAGCAATGGAGCTGCTTTCCTGCGGCATAATCG AAAAGGATTGCAACGGTGATGTTCTGTGGACTTGGAACTACCCCGACGTTACAGAATCGCAAAAAGTTTTGGTGCTCAGAAAATCTTCCCTACAATCTGAGCACAATGATATTTTACCCTTCGTTTATGCCAGACACTCTCACAACTCCTGGTTTTATATTCAATGCACCGAAGTTTCCGACTCCGATAATTTACCCAGG GTAAAACAGTTTGCGCTTGTTTTATTCGCGACAGATTTCAATCCACCAAAATACGAGGCACTGTGTCGTGTCTTGAGCAAAATGTACTGTAGGACTGGAAGTCCAATAGAGTTGCTGCAGCTCTATTTATCCGTATTCACCAAAGGCTCTTGCGCAACTCAGGATAACGGAACGTTTGTTTGCAATGAATACAGCGATCGAAAAGTTGCCAGTAACAGCACCAACCTCAGAGGCTTGATAAAGACTTTTGAGCTGAAGACGATTCTTATATACACAGCGATATTGCTGAAGAAACGGATAATAGTCTACCACCACAGCCTTGAACAGCTTCTTAGATGGATACGGACCTTCCCTGCTTTTATGAAACACAGAAATGTTAccgaatatttatttccatGGGTCGACCTGGTTAAAGATGAGATACTGGAGCTTAAG GGTCATTCTTCGTATATCGCAGGGTGCACGGATAGTCTAGTCGCTTCACGGGCTGAGCTTTACGATCTACTCGTGAATTTACCTGCAAGAGAAATCACTATTGCGTCACATGCAAAAG aaagtCTAACGATGACGAAGACACACAAGGAAATAGCCTTGTTCATGGTCCAGCTCGGAGATAATCCATCTTACTCGGAGGTGCAAATAACATCAGAGATCTCAGATAAAACACAAGATCTTTTGAATCAGTTAAAATCGTTGGCAAGTTTAACAACGCCTGAAGGTAGAAAAATGGTATCCATCGAAACGTTTAAAGAGAAAAACTTAGCCCCTGCAGTCGAGAACTTTCTCATCAATTTAGCAATCGCCGAAAACCTAATCATGCTGTGA
- the LOC124301699 gene encoding eukaryotic translation initiation factor 3 subunit A, whose protein sequence is MARYGQRPENALKRANEFIEVGKPARALDTLQEVFRNKKWTYNWSESVLEPIMFKYLDLCVELKKSHIAKEGLFQYRNMFQSVNVGSLENVIRGYLRMAEEKTEAARKQSQQAVIDIDDLDNLATPESILLSAVSGEDAQDRSDRTILTPWVKFLWESYCQCLELLRTNAHVETLYHDIARMAFQFCLEYNRKTEFRKLCEKLRKHLEEICKLPPLVSNVSINKAETQQLNLETRLNQLDSAIQMELWQEAYKAIEDIHGLMNLSKKPPVPKTMANYYQKLAMVFWKAGNYLFHAAALFKLLQLSREMKKNMSLEEQQRMANRVLLATLSIPLPSAHPEFDRFIETDKSPLEKAQRLAVLLGLTQPPTRVSLLKDIVRLNVVNLASPHLQDLYSWLEVEFHPLELCTRVETIIQSLQADENSPLVQYVPALQDVTLVRLVRQISQVYQTVQFARLIELAKFTTDFHLERLLVDCVRYNDMQIRIDHGKKCIHFGVDLSEAQREDHPDGPVLQAMPSEQIRCQLVNMATVLHRAVAVINPNKKKVEREKLRTQLVAHYHETKVKEHQRILGRHKIIEERKEYIEHINNVREEEEMRRQEELQRQQKQVEQKRLELEREEREKKRYQSEMQQIKERHLKERMQQISQTKHGQRVLSKLDGDEKLDAEQIAVREAEELQKERREMQQKLKSQEKKVDYLERAKRLEEIPLLEKAVEQKNELAKQQWEQQEAERIAAAIEERQQAVKTRERMARMKEDHDTFLERILAERRNIYLEKLNNYEVMIREERARRLLERKIERKEERRIKWERERAEAAERKRLEEQRAREEEERKQLEELRLQREEEERILREEEEAKEQERMAKLERQAEIRRAREAEIERKQEEDRAKSADTWRRGVDREVPRDRDFRDGPRDRDIKESSRLDGPPRPSMDSSWRRGDAPRDEGSRDEPERWKRRELETRRDDDNVEGGWKRREPERRDNRDEDDRFNRREPLKDGEEGERWKRLKEPEEGDRWKRPVRDRDDNRDREDGDRWKRRTDDRDRDRGERFERREPGGRGGFDRMNRDDRSGMDRDRDRGGDRDRDRDRGMGGGGSWREAPREAPTPRSEGPPRGREERGEKDTRFRRDGPPRSSGNLEWRRGDAPPPRDSPRDSLKREERRDDRDRKEERPPPRRDERREPPPAENEGWSTVSRR, encoded by the exons ATGGCACGATACGGGCAGCGACCCGAAAATGCTCTGAAAAGAGCCAACG AGTTCATCGAGGTTGGAAAACCGGCGCGGGCATTAGACACCCTTCAGGAAGTGTTCCGGAACAAGAAATGGACGTACAATTGGTCGGAGTCGGTCCTGGAGCCGATAATGTTCAAGTACCTGGACCTCTGTGTGGAGTTGAAGAAATCTCACATAGCAAAGGAGGGTTTATTCCAGTACCGGAACATGTTCCAGTCCGTCAACGTCGGGAGTTTGGAAAATGTGATTCGCGGGTATTTGCGGATGGCCGAGGAGAAGACGGAGGCCGCACGAAAGCAGAGTCAGCAGGCGGTCATCGACATTGATGATTTGGACAACCTTGCGACCCCGGAAAGCATATTGCTGTCTGCGGTTAGCGGTGAAGATGCGCAGGATCGCAGCGACAGAACAATCCTGACACCGTGGGTAAAATTTCTCTGGGAATCGTACTGCCAGTGTCTGGAATTACTGAGGACAAACGCTCATGTCGAGACACTCTACCACGACATCGCAAGGATGGCGTTTCAGTTCTGCCTAGAGTATAACAGGAAGACGGAGTTCCGAAAGCTCTGTGAAAAGCTGCGCAAGCATCTGGAAGAAATCTGCAAGCTCCCGCCACTGGTTTCAAACGTCTCGATAAACAAAGCTGAGACTCAGCAGCTGAACTTGGAGACTCGTCTGAACCAGCTCGATTCCGCCATACAGATGGAGCTGTGGCAGGAGGCATACAAAGCCATCGAGGACATCCACGGGCTGATGAATCTATCTAAGAAACCTCCGGTACCCAAAACCATGGCCAATTACTACCAGAAGTTGGCTATGGTCTTCTGGAAGGCTGGTAATTACCTTTTCCATGCCGCCGCCCTTTTCAAACTCCTTCAACTCTCGagggagatgaaaaagaatatgTCGCTGGAAGAGCAGCAACGCATGGCGAACCGAGTTCTCCTCGCCACGTTGTCCATTCCTTTACCTTCCGCTCATCCAGAATTCGACCGTTTCATTGAAACGGATAAAAGTCCGCTGGAAAAGGCTCAGAGACTGGCGGTTCTGTTGGGTCTCACTCAGCCACCGACCCGGGTTTCGCTACTGAAGGACATCGTCAGGCTGAATGTTGTCAATCTGGCCTCACCGCACCTCCAGGACCTCTACTCGTGGCTCGAGGTGGAATTCCATCCGTTGGAATTGTGCACCCGTGTTGAGACCATCATTCAGAGTCTACAAGCTGATGAAAACAGCCCGTTGGTTCAGTACGTACCTGCACTACAGGACGTCACGTTGGTTCGTCTTGTTCGTCAGATATCGCAGGTCTACCAGACAGTTCAGTTTGCACGGCTGATCGAGCTCGCCAAGTTCACGACCGATTTTCACCTCGAGAGACTCCTCGTAGACTGCGTCAGGTACAACGATATGCAGATAAGGATCGACCACGGTAAGAAATGCATACATTTCGGGGTCGATCTCTCCGAAGCTCAGAGGGAGGATCATCCCGATGGGCCAGTTCTTCAAGCCATGCCTTCGGAGCAGATTCGGTGCCAGCTGGTAAATATGGCAACGGTTTTGCACCGTGCGGTGGCCGTAATTAATCCGAATAAGAAGAAGGTTGAGAGGGAGAAGCTAAGAACTCAGCTGGTGGCTCATTATCACGAGACGAAGGTGAAGGAACATCAGAGGATTCTTGGCCGGCACAAGATCATCGAGGAGAGAAAGGAGTACATAGAACACATCAACAATGTcagggaggaggaggagatgAGGAGGCAAGAGGAACTCCAGCGGCAGCAGAAGCAGGTTGAGCAGAAACGACTGGAGCTCGAgagggaggagagagagaagaaacgaTACCAGAGCGAAATGCAGCAGATCAAAGAGCGTCACCTCAAGGAGAGGATGCAGCAGATATCGCAGACAAAGCACGGGCAGAGAGTGCTCTCCAAGTTGGATGGTGACGAGAAGCTGGACGCAGAACAGATCGCCGTTCGCGAAGCGGAGGAACTTCAAAAGGAGCGTAGGGAAATGCAGCAGAAGCTCAAATCCCAGGAGAAGAAGGTCGACTATTTGGAACGAGCCAAACGGCTCGAGGAAATTCCACTTTTGGAAAAGGCTGTCGAGCAGAAGAACGAACTCGCTAAACAGCAATGGGAACAGCAGGAGGCTGAGCGAATCGCGGCGGCGATCGAGGAGCGACAGCAGGCGGTAAAGACGCGTGAGCGCATGGCCAGGATGAAGGAGGACCACGACACGTTCTTGGAAAGGATTCTAGCCGAGCGTAGGAACATTTATCTTGAGAAGTTGAACAACTACGAGGTGATGATACGCGAGGAAAGAGCCAGGCGACTCCTTGAGAGGAAAATTGAACGCAAGGAGGAGCGCAGAATCAagtgggagagagagagagccgaGGCTGCGGAGCGCAAACGACTTGAAGAACAGCGAGCcagggaagaggaggagagaaaACAGCTTGAGGAACTGAGACTCCAGcgcgaggaggaggagagaatATTGCGAGAAGAGGAGGAAGCCAAGGAGCAGGAACGGATGGCCAAGCTTGAGAGGCAGGCCGAAATACGAAGGGCACGAGAGGCAGAAATCGAGAGGAAACAGGAAGAGGACAGGGCCAAGTCGGCTGACACCTGGAGGCGTGGCGTAGACAGGGAAGTGCCGCGTGATCGCGATTTCAGGGATGGACCGCGGGATCGTGACATCAAGGAATCGTCTCGTCTGGATGGACCACCGCGCCCAT CCATGGATTCGTCCTGGCGCCGCGGCGACGCACCGAGGGATGAAGGATCCCGCGACGAACCTGAACGATGGAAACGTCGGGAGCTTGAGACTCGGCGGGATGACGACAACGTCGAAGGTGGATGGAAGCGACGCGAGCCTGAGAGGCGTGATAATCGCGACGAGGACGACAGATTCAACCGTCGTGAGCCTTTGAAGGATGGCGAAGAGGGCGAAAG atGGAAACGACTGAAAGAACCGGAAGAGGGAGACCGATGGAAGAGGCCGGTTAGAGACAGAGACGATAATCGGGATCGGGAAGATGGCGACAGATGGAAGAGGCGGACTGATGATCGCGACAGAGATCGTGGAGAAAGATTCGAAAGGAGAGAACCTGGAGGAAGAGGTGGTTTCGACAGGATGAATAGGGATGATCGATCCGGTATGGATCGCGACCGTGATCGTGGAGGCGATCGTGATCGAGACAGAGACCGCGGAATG GGCGGTGGTGGCTCCTGGCGCGAAGCTCCAAGGGAAGCCCCAACTCCTCGTTCGGAGGGACCACCCAGAGGTCGCGAAGAACGCGGTGAGAAGGATACGCGCTTCAGGCGCGATGGCCCGCCCAGATCTTCCGGTAATTTGGAATGGCGACGTGGAGATGCGCCGCCTCCACGTGACTCACCGAGAGATTCTttaaagagagaagaaag ACGAGACGACAGAGATCGTAAGGAAGAAAGACCGCCGCCGCGCCGGGACGAGCGAAGGGAACCACCGCCTGCGGAAAACGAGGGATGGTCAACGGTGAGCAGGCGTTAG